One Nicotiana sylvestris chromosome 12, ASM39365v2, whole genome shotgun sequence genomic window carries:
- the LOC138883444 gene encoding uncharacterized protein, whose amino-acid sequence MQVVKGIKKGDPTFVVTITSLEENKSFQETLPPCIEKLLEENKNVMPEELPKHLPPRREVDHKIELEPGAKPPAFSPYHMAPPELEELRKQLKELLDAGHIRPSKAPFGAPVLFQKKKDGLLHLYPILLTADLFDRLEQAKYFTKVDLRKGYYQTAVTEEPVLTLPEFAKTFEVHTDASDFAIGGVLIQDKHPIAFESRKLNETEQRYTVQEKEMTTIVHCLRTWRHYLLGSRFVVKTDNVATSYFQTQKKLTPKQTRWRDFLAEFDYALEYKLEKGNIVADALSRKAELAAITSARWDIREAIKEGMQHDLAAKQLIELANKGKTRRF is encoded by the exons ATGCAGGTTGTCAAGGGGATCAAGAAGGGGGATCCGACGTTCGTGGTAACCATCACAAGTCTGGAGGAAAACAAGAGCTTTCAAGAGACACTGCCACCTTGCATAGAGAAGTTGCTTGAGGAAAACAAAAATGTCATGCCCGAGGAGTTGCCTAAGCACCTACCACCTAGGCGAGaggtggatcacaagattgagttagagccaggggctaagccacccgcattttccccatatcatatggcacctcCCGAGCTAGAGGAGCTCAGGAAACAATTAAAGGAGCTGCTAGATGCTGGTCACATTCGCCCATCAAAGGCACCTTTTGGCGCACCAGTATTGttccagaagaagaaggatggattgtTGCATTT GTACCCGATCCTGCTCACTGCTGACTTATTCGATAGACTTGAgcaagccaagtactttaccaaggtggatcttcGAAAGGGCTACTACCAG ACAGCTGTAACGGAGGAGCCAGTCTTGACATTACCTGAATTTGCCAAGACATTTGAGGTGCACACAGATGCCTCAGACTTCGCCATTGGGGGTGTCCTAATACAGGATAAGCATCCCATAGCATTTGAGAGCCGTAAGTTAAATGAGACGGAGCAGCGTTACACGGTacaagagaaggaaatgactaccattgtgcattgccttcgtacatggagacattatttgctcgggtcgaggttcgtggtcaagactgATAATGTGGCTACTAGCTACTTTCAGACACAGAAGAAGCTCACACCAAAGCAGACGAGGTGGCGGGATTTCTTGGCCGAGTTTGATTATGCGTTGGAGTATAAGCTGGAAAAAGGTAATAttgtagccgatgccttgagccggaaAGCTGAGCTTGCTGCAATTACTTCAGCGAGATGGGACATTAGGgaggctataaaagaaggcatgcaGCATGATCTAGCAGCCAAACAGCTTATCGAGTTAGCCAACAAAGGCAAGACGAGACGGTTTTGA